One stretch of Juglans microcarpa x Juglans regia isolate MS1-56 chromosome 3D, Jm3101_v1.0, whole genome shotgun sequence DNA includes these proteins:
- the LOC121255246 gene encoding uncharacterized protein LOC121255246 — protein MSRSIARGMEHPSNFVKGHANTNHGEEGDEKKAAGSKSAAENVALTWFWVLQDLFCASADDRDVAMIEMWLWVLQVFSAAADDRDGAFEPGSGPSWVCSMLYIQILRTLDASLLQTLQSTCPEDDADSDTKLSPLDSVTANKFDNIYYKNFVNNYGLLQSDQALMRDNKTASIVINYSKLRYLFYRDFAASMMKMANIGVLTGQSGEIRKNYRVVN, from the exons ATGAGTAGATCAATAGCTCGTGGCATGGAGCACCCTAGCAACTTCGTAAAAGGCCACGCCAATACAAACCACGGGGAAGAAGGGGATGAAAAAAAGGCTGCAGGCTCGAAAAG TGCAGCAGAGAACGTGGCTTTGACGTGGTTTTGGGTTCTGCAAGACCTTTTCTGTGCATCAGCAGATGATAGAGACGTGGCTATGatagagatgtggctttgggttCTGCAAGTTTTCAGTGCAGCAGCAGATGATAGAGATGGGGCTTTC GAACCTGGTTCCGGCCCGAGTTGGGTTTGCTCAATGCTTTACATTCAAATATTGCGCACACTGGATGCATCCCTCCTACAAACTTTGCAAAGCACATGCCCAGAAGATGATGCTGATTCTGACACCAAATTATCTCCCTTGGATTCAGTCACTGCAAATAAATTTGATAACATCTATTACAAAAACTTTGTGAACAATTATGGGCTACTTCAGTCAGACCAAGCTCTTATGAGGGACAATAAAACTGCTTCAATAGTCATTAACTATAGTAAGTTACGTTATCTTTTCTACAGGGATTTTGCAGCATCAATGATGAAGATGGCCAACATAGGTGTGCTTACAGGACAGAGtggagaaattagaaaaaactaTAGAGTGGTGAACTAA
- the LOC121255847 gene encoding LOW QUALITY PROTEIN: putative wall-associated receptor kinase-like 16 (The sequence of the model RefSeq protein was modified relative to this genomic sequence to represent the inferred CDS: inserted 1 base in 1 codon), with amino-acid sequence MAAAVVATSLAKPNCQHRCGDVDIPFPFGTSKNCSHNDDYFINCSNSKPVSGNIEVTNISIQGELEVLVFIAHQYYENSSAVPVLNTALDFSLIPTYTISNTKNKFVAIGCDTYAFLXGYQIGEFFSIGCTSTCQSLRNVVNGSCSGIGCCQVDIPKGLIKNFTLDALSYNNHTKVSGFNPCSFAFVAKQDKFNFSSDFLAKLPADIDVTFPMVLDWAIGNETCKTARSKPGYLCGRNSACYDPENGDGYLCKCKEGYDGNPYLHDGCQDINECLQVRKPCNATANCINPEGNFTCTCRDGYEGDGNINGTGCGRPKASGSHAKTIIIALIAISIGLLGLFVGASSIYCGLKRRKLIKLKEKFFEQNGGLSLQQKLSNDRTSSMEIAKIFSAEELEKATKNYDESRVLGQGSYGTVYRGVLPDNKMVAIKKSKLGDQSQIEQFINEVIVLTQINHRNVVKLLGCCLETEVPLLVYEFITNGTLSAHIHDKVLSSSLSWRKRLKIAADTAGALAYLHFSTSMPIIHGDVKPGNILLDDNYSPKVSDFGTSRLVPLDQTQLTTLVKGTFGYLDPEYFHSSQLTKKSDVYSFGVVVAELLTGKKAISFDKPESDRSLAVIFNSTVKEDRLHQILEDHIVSDSNINEINEVAKLVMQCLSVRGEDRPNKKEVAMELEGLRSMDQKHQWDKVDLYTEETECCATPPA; translated from the exons ATGGCAGCAGCAGTAGTAGCAACTTCATTAGCCAAGCCAAACTGCCAGCACCGGTGTGGAGATGTTGACATCCCTTTTCCATTTGGCACATCGAAAAATTGCTCCCATAATGatgattattttatcaattgTAGCAATTCCAAACCAGTGTCGGGAAATATTGAAGTCACCAACATTTCCATCCAAGGCGAGCTTGAAGTCTTGGTGTTTATAGCCCATCAATATTACGAAAATTCGAGTGCTGTACCTGTGCTTAACACCGCGCTCGATTTCAGCTTGATCCCCACTTATACAATTTCcaacaccaaaaataaatttgtggCCATCGGCTGTGACACTTACGCCTTCC ATGGTTACCAGATCGGCGAATTCTTCTCCATAGGCTGCACCTCTACTTGTCAAAGTCTTAGAAATGTCGTCAACGGATCTTGCTCTGGAATTGGGTGTTGCCAGGTTGACATTCCGAAAGGATTGATCAAGAACTTTACTTTGGATGCTCTTAGCTATAACAATCACACAAAGGTCTCTGGTTTCAATCCATGCAGCTTTGCTTTTGTGGCTAAACAAGACAAGTTCAATTTCTCCTCTGATTTTCTTGCAAAACTGCCAGCTGACATAGATGTTACTTTTCCAATGGTTCTTGATTGGGCAATCGGTAATGAAACATGTAAAACTGCTCGGAGCAAGCCGGGTTACCTTTGTGGACGGAACAGCGCATGCTATGATCCCGAAAACGGTGATGGGTACCTTTGCAAGTGCAAAGAAGGTTATGACGGAAACCCATACCTCCATGATGGATGCCAAG ATATTAATGAGTGCCTGCAAGTTCGAAAACCTTGCAATGCTACAGCAAACTGCATCAACCCTGAAGGGAATTTCACATGTACTTGTCGCGACGGATACGAAGGCGATGGAAATATTAACGGAACAGGTTGCGGTCGGCCTAAAGCCAGCGGCAGCCATGCGAAAACCATTATTATTGCACTAATTG CTATCAGCATTGGACTCTTAGGATTGTTTGTGGGAGCTTCTTCAATATATTGTGGacttaaaagaagaaaactcaTCAAGTTAAAAGAGAAATTCTTCGAACAAAATGGTGGCTTGTCGTTGCAACAAAAACTCTCAAATGATAGAACTAGTTCCATGGAGATTGCCAAAATCTTTAGTGCGGAAGAACTTGAAAAAGCTACAAAAAATTACGATGAGAGTAGAGTACTTGGTCAAGGAAGCTATGGAACTGTTTATAGAGGAGTCTTACCAGATAATAAAATGGTCGccattaaaaaatcaaaacttggTGATCAGAGCCAAATTGAGCAGTTCATAAATGAGGTGATTGTGCTTACTCAAATTAACCATAGAAACGTGGTTAAGCTATTAGGTTGCTGTCTAGAAACAGAAGTGCCATTACTAGTTTATGAATTCATCACAAATGGAACTCTTTCAGCCCACATTCATGATAAAGtcctatcatcctcactctcatgGAGAAAGCGTTTGAAGATAGCTGCAGATACTGCAGGAGCACTTGCATACTTGCATTTTTCGACTTCCATGCCAATTATACACGGGGATGTTAAACCTGGAAATATACTTTTGGATGATAACTATTCACCAAAGGTGTCTGACTTTGGAACTTCAAGATTGGTCCCACTAGATCAAACACAATTAACTACTTTGGTGAAAGGAACTTTCGGATACTTAGACCCAGAATACTTCCATAGCAgtcaacttacaaaaaaaagtgATGTCTACAGCTTTGGGGTTGTTGTGGCAGAGTTATTGACTGGTAAGAAAgcaatttcttttgataagccTGAAAGCGATAGAAGTTTGGCAGTAATCTTTAATTCTACAGTAAAAGAGGATCGCTTACATCAAATTCTTGAAGACCATATTGTAAGCGATAGTAATATTAATGAGATAAACGAAGTTGCTAAGCTTGTAATGCAGTGCTTAAGTGTAAGAGGAGAAGATAGGCCAAATAAGAAGGAAGTGGCAATGGAGCTAGAGGGGTTGCGAAGTATGGATCAAAAGCATCAATGGGATAAGGTTGATCTCTATACAGAAGAGACTGAATGCTGTGCCACTCCACCTGCATAG